The following are encoded together in the Drosophila biarmipes strain raj3 chromosome 3L, RU_DBia_V1.1, whole genome shotgun sequence genome:
- the LOC108030184 gene encoding breast cancer anti-estrogen resistance protein 1 isoform X2: MLDKTTSSSVSVSTSCCSSNATNADLDYDVPVSRRILIKSKLYAKAIYDNYADTPDELPFKKGDILTVIEQDTEGIQGWWLCSLRNRQGLCPGNRLRVLNSYDSGCFSPSPASSPIPSLAASTATLNSSICSAEIYENGSIISATSSSNSTTGGVSGGPAVEATSASRGTRRSWHVSPNKVITPQRHGDVYIYNCSPGSVTETGAGEGRGTPHQQQIYCNQSIYQNLAMMSGPHQNGSGSEFETYDIPKPATPIPLNYDSSRSAVPPRTPTSSSSLGARFESLKIVAASIEEESYDVPRPLISGSSMLQQQMSQMTPSSSASSLLTSDSLSLSFSSSNRSSLANMPDYDIPRRNPLPVRRQQSGLAYDFPLPPLQEQEQRVVPTPATVTSSKELPLELSSALETLAKLQHHTTSAISRLLSFVVPNWRTRAQLEPAIMELKLAALRLRTALHDLAEFGEGALGNATRSEDRSLALKLRPLVRALRDANKLIHDSSESLDAQGGWSVEQLSRSDDKHGCRPPDALDQLMACAQTLTEDVRSTTSFIQGNASLLFKRQLIADQKGASATGASEGSRGSAEWLEDYDYVAFESKDAAARKNQALRDAIPAGLKTQFDTVIRTAESTAMGGTSGSIPATSTAPIAPCKSPEMTDKDKKLVRYYAQQISTHMGNLMQAIDSFLETVEKNQPPKFFIAYGKFVVVSAHNLVTIGDNVHRNISKEALREKILRCTNDLSDALKTCVTKSKKAAAHFPSGSAVQEMVDSVVHINSLARELKTVMLQAVHLSTTAGMGA; this comes from the exons AAACTTTATGCCAAGGCCATTTACGATAATTATGCAGACACGCCGGACGAGCTGCCCTTCAAGAAGGGCGACATCCTCACCGTCATCGAGCAGGACACGGAGGGAATCCAGGGATGGTGGCTCTGCTCTCTGCGCAACCGACAG GGTCTTTGCCCGGGCAACCGGTTGCGCGTCTTGAACTCGTACGACTCTGGATGCTTCTCCCCCTCGCCGGCCAGCTCCCCGATTCCGTCTCTGGCGGCCAGCACCGCCACGCTGAACAGCTCCATCTGCTCGGCGGAGATCTACGAGAACGGTTCCATCATCAGCGCGACCTCGTCCTCGAACTCCACCACGGGAGGGGTTAGCGGAGGACCGGCAGTGGAGGCCACGTCGGCGTCCCGCGGCACGAGGAGATCGTGGCACGTCTCGCCGAACAAG GTTATTACCCCGCAGAGGCACGGTGATGTGTACATCTACAACTGCTCGCCAGGGTCAGTTACTGAAACTGGAGCAGGAGAAGGCCGAGGCACGCCGCACCAGCAGCAGATCTACTGCAACCAAAGCATCTACCAGAACCTAGCCATGATGTCCGGCCCCCACCAGAACGGAAGTGGCAGCGAATTCGAGACCTACGACATACCGAAGCCAGCCACACCCATCCCGCTGAACTACGACAGTTCCAGGAGTGCCGTTCCGCCCAGAACTCCCACCTCCAGCTCCAGCCTGGGCGCCCGCTTTGAATCGCTCAAGATCGTGGCCGCCTCCATCGAGGAGGAGTCTTACGATGTGCCACGGCCCCTGATTTCCGGGAGCAGCATGCTCCAGCAGCAGATGTCCCAAATGACGCCGAGCAGCTCTGCCTCCTCGCTGCTGACCAGCGACAGCCTCTCGTTGAGCTTCTCCAGTTCGAATCGTTCCTCGCTGGCCAACATGCCCGATTACGACATCCCACGTCGCAATCCACTTCCTGTGCGTCGCCAGCAGAGTGGTCTGGCTTACGACTTTCCGCTGCCCCCgctgcaggagcaggagcagcgagTGGTCCCCACTCCTGCAACAGTCACCTCTTCCAAAGAACTGCCGCTGGAGCTGAGCTCGGCGTTGGAAACACTGGCCAAGCTGCAGCACCACACGACTTCCGCAATCAGCCGGCTGCTCAGCTTTGTGGTGCCAAACTGGCGCACCCGCGCCCAGCTAGAGCCGGCCATCATGGAGCTGAAACTGGCTGCTTTGCGTCTGCGCACAGCTCTCCACGACCTGGCCGAGTTCGGGGAGGGAGCCCTGGGCAATGCCACCCGATCGGAAGACCGCAGCCTAGCTCTAAAGTTGAGACCCTTGGTGCGGGCTTTGCGAGACGCCAACAAGCTGATACACGACTCTTCCGAATCCCTTGACGCCCAGGGTGGCTGGTCCGTGGAGCAGCTCTCCCGGAGCGACGACAAGCACGGCTGCCGACCACCGGACGCACTGGACCAATTGATGGCATGTGCCCAAACGCTAACCGAAGACGTGCGCTCCACTACCAGTTTCATTCAGGGCAACGCCTCTCTGCTCTTCAAGCGACAACTGATCGCGGATCAGAAGGGGGCTTCTGCAACAGGGGCAAGTGAGGGTAGTCGTGGAAGCGCCGAGTGGCTGGAGGATTACGACTATGTGGCATTCGAGTCTAAGGACGCGGCCGCCAGGAAGAACCAGGCACTGCGTGACGCCATTCCCGCCGGACTGAAGACACAGTTCGACACCGTGATCCGCACAGCCGAGAGCACTGCCATGGGTGGGACTTCCGGATCGATACCCGCCACGTCCACGGCACCCATTGCGCCCTGCAAGTCGCCGGAGATGACCGACAAAGACAAGAAGCTGGTGCGCTACTATGCGCAGCAGATCTCCACGCACATGGGCAACCTAATGCAGGCTATTGACTCATTCCTGGAGACTGTTGAAAAGAACCAGCCACCAAAGTTCTTCATTGCCTACGGAAAGTTCGTGGTTGTAAGCGCGCATAATTTAGTAACCATCGGCGACAACGTCCACCGAAACATTTCGAAGGAAGCGCTGCGGGAGAAAATCCTGCGATGCACCAACGACCTCTCCGACGCCCTGAAGACCTGTGTCACCAAGTCGAAGAAGGCGGCAGCGCACTTTCCCAGCGGCAGTGCGGTCCAGGAGATGGTCGACTCGGTGGTGCACATCAATAGCCTGGCCAGGGAACTGAAGACGGTCATGCTGCAGGCCGTGCACCTGTCCACGACTGCCGGCATGGGCGCCTAA
- the LOC108030942 gene encoding uncharacterized protein LOC108030942 — MSKACCRCGAAQQNAGSHCLRGALSHCFCCNKPPPMKCLHCGVLRDIPLDANHETCVDESAHYYIYSEQWPPFPSTEAETIFHTHSSQPVETGGHTLCITDARTLEEEPIEIADDPQEATENYAEDDDESERKPSVISWVTTKEIRGWKQCPRCKRHRTTNLGWVQHAQKCAQDPAYKRTKFFIYTHTKGWCNYLVKNSQWDRHSNPVVGVGQCTTCSAARREGLPMPFMPDPPPRPNEDYLAKMRRRRAARNRKMGTERYKRTNARVPGNNAPQMSPGSNMCRNDHRTSRTQTSPRTPTTSRIPTAPNAFCTSTGSDTTIWLGTNIGRATAMRLLSTDERD; from the exons ATGAGTAAAGCGTGCTGTAGATGTGGTGCTGCCCAACAAAACGCTGGCTCTCACTGCCTCAGAGGTGCTTTGAGCCACTGTTTTTGCTGCAATAAGCCACCGCCGATGAAGTGCCTCCATTGTGGCGTCCTCCGAGACATTCCGCTCGATGCAAACCACGAAACTTGCGTCGACGAAAGTGCCCACTACTACATATACTCGGAACAGTGGCCACCGTTTCCGTCGACCGAAGCCGAAACTATCTTTCACACCCATTCATCCCAACCAGTCGAAACCGGAGGACATACTCTGTGCATCACAGATGCCAGGACTCTAGAGGAGGAACCAATTGAAATCGCAGACGATCCGCAGGAAGCGACCGAAAACTACGCAGAGGACGACGATGAAAGCGAAAGAAAGCCTTCTGTGATTAGCTGGGTTACCACTAAAGAAATCCGAGGTTGGAAACAGTGCCCGCGTTGTAAGAGACATCGCACTACAAATCTTGGCTGGGTCCAACATGCCCAGAAATGCGCCCAGGACCCCGCGTACAAGCGAACCAAGTTTTTTATCTACACTCACACGAAGGGATGGTGCAACTATCTGGTTAAGAACTCCCAATGGGACCGCCACAGTAATCCAGTCGTTGGCGTTGGCCAGTGCACGACCTGCTCCGCAGC GCGTCGTGAGGGACTACCAATGCCCTTCATGCCTGATCCACCACCCAGACCGAATGAAGACTACTTGGCCAAGATGAGGCGCCGGCGGGCTGCCCGAAACAGGAAGATGGGGACAGAACGATACAAAAGAACTAATGCCCGCGTTCCTGGAAACAACGCACCACAAATGTCGCCAGGATCAAACATGTGCAGAAATGATCACAGAACCTCACGTACCCAAACAAGTCCTCGTACTCCAACAACTTCACGTATCCCAACTGCCCCAAATGCTTTTTGTACATCAACTGGAAGTGATACGACTATCTGGTTAGGCACGAACATTGGGAGAGCCACAGCAATGCGTTTATTGTCCA CCGATGAAAGGGATTAG
- the LOC108030958 gene encoding formylglycine-generating enzyme, with the protein MKTIPIFIWIFLFHDASSDCGCQKLDRKTTPAEDKTPLPDQVCQRRAQGGSHYRDYYGELEPEIADMSLIPGGNYLLGTDSPHFPADREGPERKVKLQDFYIDKYEVSNDAFAKFVLDTNYITEAERFGDSFLFKSLLSPSKQKELEDFRVASAVWWYKVAGVSWRHPNGVDSDLQNLGRHPVVHVSWRDAVEYCKWAGKRLPTEAEWESACRGGKDRKLYPWGNKLMPRGEHWTNIWQGDFPDGNLADDGFEFTNPVDTFRQNVYDLYNMVGNVWEWTADLWDANDVSDNPNRVKKGGSYLCHKSYCYRYRCPARSQNTEDSSAGNLGFRCAKNA; encoded by the coding sequence ATGAAAACAATTCCTATCTTTATCTGGATATTTCTGTTCCATGACGCCTCCAGCGACTGTGGCTGCCAGAAGCTCGACCGGAAGACAACGCCGGCTGAGGATAAGACGCCGCTGCCAGATCAAGTGTGTCAGCGACGGGCGCAGGGCGGCAGCCACTACCGGGATTACTATGGGGAACTAGAACCAGAAATCGCGGACATGTCGCTCATTCCGGGCGGAAACTATCTGTTGGGCACCGACAGTCCACACTTTCCGGCCGATCGGGAAGGTCCAGAGCGTAAAGTGAAGCTGCAAGACTTCTACATCGACAAGTACGAGGTATCTAACGACGCCTTCGCGAAGTTTGTCTTGGACACCAACTACATCACGGAGGCCGAGCGCTTTGGCGATAGTTTTCTGTTCAAGAGCCTACTGAGTCCATCGAAGCAGAAAGAGTTGGAGGACTTCCGAGTAGCCAGCGCCGTTTGGTGGTACAAGGTGGCCGGGGTGAGCTGGCGCCATCCCAACGGCGTGGACAGCGATCTGCAGAACCTGGGGCGACATCCGGTTGTGCACGTTTCATGGCGCGACGCTGTGGAATACTGCAAGTGGGCGGGAAAGCGACTGCCCACCGAGGCGGAATGGGAGTCCGCATGTCGCGGCGGCAAGGATCGAAAACTGTACCCGTGGGGAAACAAACTGATGCCCAGGGGCGAGCATTGGACGAACATCTGGCAAGGCGACTTTCCCGATGGAAATTTGGCTGACGATGGCTTTGAGTTTACCAACCCAGTAGACACCTTCCGACAAAACGTCTACGACTTGTACAACATGGTGGGGAACGTCTGGGAGTGGACGGCCGATCTGTGGGACGCGAACGACGTGAGCGACAACCCGAACCGCGTGAAGAAAGGCGGTTCCTACCTGTGCCACAAGTCATACTGCTACCGGTACAGGTGCCCGGCCCGATCCCAGAACACGGAGGACAGCTCGGCCGGCAACCTGGGCTTCCGGTGCGCCAAGAATGCGTAG
- the LOC108030131 gene encoding arrestin domain-containing protein 4, with translation MPRKLLKFLIIFDNTSLLYFPGQFLSGRVLIELQDETPALGLHFHVVGEGVVRNGRRQERTYDKENYIDFRMRLLGDVDQGGPAILSPGIHSFPFKLGLPLGLPSTFLGRYGWIQFYCKAALRENNGIIHKNHQVFIVMNPIDLNLEKPILAQPFTCEVEHKLGVVCVGGGQIKCRVSLDRGGYVPGENILITAFISNYSNVSIKRTKASLTETIEYLARGKVVQTEKRELAVLVRGKIRPGGKDEWHNELYVPPLPPTNLHGCHLIKISYDVFFVIEPKSMEKEIKLQLPIVLATYPFRHSGDAANANTWPESVLKPDTHTHYPSTLPIFRPWLHEKPTEA, from the exons ATGCCGCGCAAGCTGCTTAAATTCCTGATCATCTTCGACAACACCTCCCTGCTGTACTTCCCGGGCCAGTTCCTCTCCGGACGCGTGCTGATTGAGTTGCAGGACGAAACCCCGGCTTTGGGCCTCCACTTTCATGTGGTGGGGGAGGGCGTGGTGCGCAATGGTCGGCGGCAGGAGCGGACGTACGACAAGGAGAACTACATCGACTTCCGGATGCGGCTCCTGGGGGACGTGGACCAGGGTGGTCCAGCCATACTATCGCCGGGAATTCACAGCTTTCCCTTCAAGCTCGGTCTCCCGCTGGGCTTGCCATCCACTTTCCTGGGTCGTTACGGCTGGATTCAATTCTACTGCAAGGCGGCGCTGCGCGAAAACAACGGAATCATCCACAAGAACCACCAGGTCTTCATCGTGATGAACCCCATCGACCTGAACCTTGAGAAGCCCATCTTGGCA CAACCGTTCACCTGCGAAGTAGAGCACAAACTGGGAGTTGTTTGCGTGGGCGGAGGTCAAATTAAGTGCAGGGTGTCCCTGGACCGCGGAGGCTATGTGCCTGGTGAAAACATTTTGATCACCGCCTTCATATCCAACTACAGCAATGTGTCCATTAAGCGAACAAAGGCGTCGCTCACCGAG ACCATCGAATATTTGGCGCGCGGGAAAGTTGTGCAGACGGAGAAGCGGGAGCTGGCTGTCCTGGTACGCGGCAAGATCCGTCCTGGGGGCAAGGATGAGTGGCATAACGAGCTTTACGTACCGCCCTTGCCGCCAACCAACCTGCATGGCTGTCACCTAATAAAGATATCTTACGACGTCTTCTTCGTCATCGAGCCCAAGTCCATGGAGAAGGAGATCAAGCTCCAGCTTCCCATCGTACTGGCGACGTACCCGTTTCGGCACTCTGGAGATGCAGCGAATGCAAATACCTGGCCGGAGTCGGTGCTGAAGCCTGACACCCACACCCACTATCCGTCGACGCTGCCCATATTCCGGCCCTGGTTGCACGAGAAGCCCACCGAGGCATAG
- the LOC108030184 gene encoding breast cancer anti-estrogen resistance protein 1 isoform X1: protein MECQSENRVPENSIRNVARAQTLPKPQTPSVLAKQQRPPQYVINSVAMHAKATTANSITGGTLHRVKSAQKLYAKAIYDNYADTPDELPFKKGDILTVIEQDTEGIQGWWLCSLRNRQGLCPGNRLRVLNSYDSGCFSPSPASSPIPSLAASTATLNSSICSAEIYENGSIISATSSSNSTTGGVSGGPAVEATSASRGTRRSWHVSPNKVITPQRHGDVYIYNCSPGSVTETGAGEGRGTPHQQQIYCNQSIYQNLAMMSGPHQNGSGSEFETYDIPKPATPIPLNYDSSRSAVPPRTPTSSSSLGARFESLKIVAASIEEESYDVPRPLISGSSMLQQQMSQMTPSSSASSLLTSDSLSLSFSSSNRSSLANMPDYDIPRRNPLPVRRQQSGLAYDFPLPPLQEQEQRVVPTPATVTSSKELPLELSSALETLAKLQHHTTSAISRLLSFVVPNWRTRAQLEPAIMELKLAALRLRTALHDLAEFGEGALGNATRSEDRSLALKLRPLVRALRDANKLIHDSSESLDAQGGWSVEQLSRSDDKHGCRPPDALDQLMACAQTLTEDVRSTTSFIQGNASLLFKRQLIADQKGASATGASEGSRGSAEWLEDYDYVAFESKDAAARKNQALRDAIPAGLKTQFDTVIRTAESTAMGGTSGSIPATSTAPIAPCKSPEMTDKDKKLVRYYAQQISTHMGNLMQAIDSFLETVEKNQPPKFFIAYGKFVVVSAHNLVTIGDNVHRNISKEALREKILRCTNDLSDALKTCVTKSKKAAAHFPSGSAVQEMVDSVVHINSLARELKTVMLQAVHLSTTAGMGA from the exons AAACTTTATGCCAAGGCCATTTACGATAATTATGCAGACACGCCGGACGAGCTGCCCTTCAAGAAGGGCGACATCCTCACCGTCATCGAGCAGGACACGGAGGGAATCCAGGGATGGTGGCTCTGCTCTCTGCGCAACCGACAG GGTCTTTGCCCGGGCAACCGGTTGCGCGTCTTGAACTCGTACGACTCTGGATGCTTCTCCCCCTCGCCGGCCAGCTCCCCGATTCCGTCTCTGGCGGCCAGCACCGCCACGCTGAACAGCTCCATCTGCTCGGCGGAGATCTACGAGAACGGTTCCATCATCAGCGCGACCTCGTCCTCGAACTCCACCACGGGAGGGGTTAGCGGAGGACCGGCAGTGGAGGCCACGTCGGCGTCCCGCGGCACGAGGAGATCGTGGCACGTCTCGCCGAACAAG GTTATTACCCCGCAGAGGCACGGTGATGTGTACATCTACAACTGCTCGCCAGGGTCAGTTACTGAAACTGGAGCAGGAGAAGGCCGAGGCACGCCGCACCAGCAGCAGATCTACTGCAACCAAAGCATCTACCAGAACCTAGCCATGATGTCCGGCCCCCACCAGAACGGAAGTGGCAGCGAATTCGAGACCTACGACATACCGAAGCCAGCCACACCCATCCCGCTGAACTACGACAGTTCCAGGAGTGCCGTTCCGCCCAGAACTCCCACCTCCAGCTCCAGCCTGGGCGCCCGCTTTGAATCGCTCAAGATCGTGGCCGCCTCCATCGAGGAGGAGTCTTACGATGTGCCACGGCCCCTGATTTCCGGGAGCAGCATGCTCCAGCAGCAGATGTCCCAAATGACGCCGAGCAGCTCTGCCTCCTCGCTGCTGACCAGCGACAGCCTCTCGTTGAGCTTCTCCAGTTCGAATCGTTCCTCGCTGGCCAACATGCCCGATTACGACATCCCACGTCGCAATCCACTTCCTGTGCGTCGCCAGCAGAGTGGTCTGGCTTACGACTTTCCGCTGCCCCCgctgcaggagcaggagcagcgagTGGTCCCCACTCCTGCAACAGTCACCTCTTCCAAAGAACTGCCGCTGGAGCTGAGCTCGGCGTTGGAAACACTGGCCAAGCTGCAGCACCACACGACTTCCGCAATCAGCCGGCTGCTCAGCTTTGTGGTGCCAAACTGGCGCACCCGCGCCCAGCTAGAGCCGGCCATCATGGAGCTGAAACTGGCTGCTTTGCGTCTGCGCACAGCTCTCCACGACCTGGCCGAGTTCGGGGAGGGAGCCCTGGGCAATGCCACCCGATCGGAAGACCGCAGCCTAGCTCTAAAGTTGAGACCCTTGGTGCGGGCTTTGCGAGACGCCAACAAGCTGATACACGACTCTTCCGAATCCCTTGACGCCCAGGGTGGCTGGTCCGTGGAGCAGCTCTCCCGGAGCGACGACAAGCACGGCTGCCGACCACCGGACGCACTGGACCAATTGATGGCATGTGCCCAAACGCTAACCGAAGACGTGCGCTCCACTACCAGTTTCATTCAGGGCAACGCCTCTCTGCTCTTCAAGCGACAACTGATCGCGGATCAGAAGGGGGCTTCTGCAACAGGGGCAAGTGAGGGTAGTCGTGGAAGCGCCGAGTGGCTGGAGGATTACGACTATGTGGCATTCGAGTCTAAGGACGCGGCCGCCAGGAAGAACCAGGCACTGCGTGACGCCATTCCCGCCGGACTGAAGACACAGTTCGACACCGTGATCCGCACAGCCGAGAGCACTGCCATGGGTGGGACTTCCGGATCGATACCCGCCACGTCCACGGCACCCATTGCGCCCTGCAAGTCGCCGGAGATGACCGACAAAGACAAGAAGCTGGTGCGCTACTATGCGCAGCAGATCTCCACGCACATGGGCAACCTAATGCAGGCTATTGACTCATTCCTGGAGACTGTTGAAAAGAACCAGCCACCAAAGTTCTTCATTGCCTACGGAAAGTTCGTGGTTGTAAGCGCGCATAATTTAGTAACCATCGGCGACAACGTCCACCGAAACATTTCGAAGGAAGCGCTGCGGGAGAAAATCCTGCGATGCACCAACGACCTCTCCGACGCCCTGAAGACCTGTGTCACCAAGTCGAAGAAGGCGGCAGCGCACTTTCCCAGCGGCAGTGCGGTCCAGGAGATGGTCGACTCGGTGGTGCACATCAATAGCCTGGCCAGGGAACTGAAGACGGTCATGCTGCAGGCCGTGCACCTGTCCACGACTGCCGGCATGGGCGCCTAA
- the LOC108030184 gene encoding breast cancer anti-estrogen resistance protein 1 isoform X3: MMSGPHQNGSGSEFETYDIPKPATPIPLNYDSSRSAVPPRTPTSSSSLGARFESLKIVAASIEEESYDVPRPLISGSSMLQQQMSQMTPSSSASSLLTSDSLSLSFSSSNRSSLANMPDYDIPRRNPLPVRRQQSGLAYDFPLPPLQEQEQRVVPTPATVTSSKELPLELSSALETLAKLQHHTTSAISRLLSFVVPNWRTRAQLEPAIMELKLAALRLRTALHDLAEFGEGALGNATRSEDRSLALKLRPLVRALRDANKLIHDSSESLDAQGGWSVEQLSRSDDKHGCRPPDALDQLMACAQTLTEDVRSTTSFIQGNASLLFKRQLIADQKGASATGASEGSRGSAEWLEDYDYVAFESKDAAARKNQALRDAIPAGLKTQFDTVIRTAESTAMGGTSGSIPATSTAPIAPCKSPEMTDKDKKLVRYYAQQISTHMGNLMQAIDSFLETVEKNQPPKFFIAYGKFVVVSAHNLVTIGDNVHRNISKEALREKILRCTNDLSDALKTCVTKSKKAAAHFPSGSAVQEMVDSVVHINSLARELKTVMLQAVHLSTTAGMGA; the protein is encoded by the coding sequence ATGATGTCCGGCCCCCACCAGAACGGAAGTGGCAGCGAATTCGAGACCTACGACATACCGAAGCCAGCCACACCCATCCCGCTGAACTACGACAGTTCCAGGAGTGCCGTTCCGCCCAGAACTCCCACCTCCAGCTCCAGCCTGGGCGCCCGCTTTGAATCGCTCAAGATCGTGGCCGCCTCCATCGAGGAGGAGTCTTACGATGTGCCACGGCCCCTGATTTCCGGGAGCAGCATGCTCCAGCAGCAGATGTCCCAAATGACGCCGAGCAGCTCTGCCTCCTCGCTGCTGACCAGCGACAGCCTCTCGTTGAGCTTCTCCAGTTCGAATCGTTCCTCGCTGGCCAACATGCCCGATTACGACATCCCACGTCGCAATCCACTTCCTGTGCGTCGCCAGCAGAGTGGTCTGGCTTACGACTTTCCGCTGCCCCCgctgcaggagcaggagcagcgagTGGTCCCCACTCCTGCAACAGTCACCTCTTCCAAAGAACTGCCGCTGGAGCTGAGCTCGGCGTTGGAAACACTGGCCAAGCTGCAGCACCACACGACTTCCGCAATCAGCCGGCTGCTCAGCTTTGTGGTGCCAAACTGGCGCACCCGCGCCCAGCTAGAGCCGGCCATCATGGAGCTGAAACTGGCTGCTTTGCGTCTGCGCACAGCTCTCCACGACCTGGCCGAGTTCGGGGAGGGAGCCCTGGGCAATGCCACCCGATCGGAAGACCGCAGCCTAGCTCTAAAGTTGAGACCCTTGGTGCGGGCTTTGCGAGACGCCAACAAGCTGATACACGACTCTTCCGAATCCCTTGACGCCCAGGGTGGCTGGTCCGTGGAGCAGCTCTCCCGGAGCGACGACAAGCACGGCTGCCGACCACCGGACGCACTGGACCAATTGATGGCATGTGCCCAAACGCTAACCGAAGACGTGCGCTCCACTACCAGTTTCATTCAGGGCAACGCCTCTCTGCTCTTCAAGCGACAACTGATCGCGGATCAGAAGGGGGCTTCTGCAACAGGGGCAAGTGAGGGTAGTCGTGGAAGCGCCGAGTGGCTGGAGGATTACGACTATGTGGCATTCGAGTCTAAGGACGCGGCCGCCAGGAAGAACCAGGCACTGCGTGACGCCATTCCCGCCGGACTGAAGACACAGTTCGACACCGTGATCCGCACAGCCGAGAGCACTGCCATGGGTGGGACTTCCGGATCGATACCCGCCACGTCCACGGCACCCATTGCGCCCTGCAAGTCGCCGGAGATGACCGACAAAGACAAGAAGCTGGTGCGCTACTATGCGCAGCAGATCTCCACGCACATGGGCAACCTAATGCAGGCTATTGACTCATTCCTGGAGACTGTTGAAAAGAACCAGCCACCAAAGTTCTTCATTGCCTACGGAAAGTTCGTGGTTGTAAGCGCGCATAATTTAGTAACCATCGGCGACAACGTCCACCGAAACATTTCGAAGGAAGCGCTGCGGGAGAAAATCCTGCGATGCACCAACGACCTCTCCGACGCCCTGAAGACCTGTGTCACCAAGTCGAAGAAGGCGGCAGCGCACTTTCCCAGCGGCAGTGCGGTCCAGGAGATGGTCGACTCGGTGGTGCACATCAATAGCCTGGCCAGGGAACTGAAGACGGTCATGCTGCAGGCCGTGCACCTGTCCACGACTGCCGGCATGGGCGCCTAA